A genomic segment from Actinoplanes sichuanensis encodes:
- a CDS encoding TetR/AcrR family transcriptional regulator has translation MTSVPSGSRARTRQAILDAAIEVMARNPAASLGDVAEAADVGRTTLHRYFPERSDLIAALRAEAIARVDGAGARARIEEGAGAAALVRLCQEYFDLGDVLSLLFREQVETDEGGCDDGFDAMVRRGHADGSIDPELPPVWVLNLVWSQLYAGWSYVSEHGASRHDTLRLVLRCVSGAVRPHP, from the coding sequence GTGACAAGCGTCCCATCCGGCAGCCGGGCCCGGACCCGGCAGGCGATCCTCGACGCGGCGATCGAGGTGATGGCCCGCAATCCGGCCGCGTCGCTCGGTGACGTGGCCGAGGCGGCGGACGTCGGGCGTACCACTCTGCATCGCTATTTTCCGGAGCGCAGCGACCTGATCGCCGCCCTGCGGGCCGAGGCCATCGCCCGCGTCGACGGTGCGGGCGCCCGGGCCCGGATCGAGGAGGGCGCCGGCGCGGCCGCCCTGGTGCGGCTCTGCCAGGAATATTTCGATCTGGGCGACGTGCTGTCGTTGCTCTTCCGGGAGCAGGTCGAGACCGACGAGGGCGGCTGCGACGACGGGTTCGACGCCATGGTCCGGCGCGGGCACGCCGACGGCAGCATCGATCCGGAGCTGCCGCCGGTCTGGGTGCTCAATCTGGTGTGGTCGCAGCTCTACGCCGGTTGGAGCTACGTGTCCGAGCACGGCGCGTCCCGCCACGACACGCTGCGGCTGGTGCTGCGGTGCGTGTCGGGTGCCGTGCGCCCGCATCCCTGA